Genomic segment of Streptomyces alboniger:
CCGACCGCCTGCCGCCAGCCTGAAACGGAACCCTCCACCACCATGGCACTCCCCACCATCACCCCGTATCCCATGCCGTCGGCCGACGAGCTGCCCGCCAACCGCGTCGACTGGAAGGTCGACCCGTCCCGCGCGGTGCTCCTCGTCCACGACCTCCAGAACTACTTCCTGTCGGCGTACGACCGTGACGCCTCGCCCGTCCCGGAACTCCTCGCGCACGTCGCCGAGTTGAAGCAGGCGGCGGACCGGCTCGGTGTGCCGGTCCTGCACACCGCGCAGCCCGGCGGCCAGACCCTCGCGGAGCGGGGCCTCCAGCAGGACTTCTGGGGGCCGGGCCTCCCCGACGACGAGCAGGCCGCGGCGATCGCCCCGGAGATCGGCCCGGCGCCCGCCGAGACGGTCATCACGAAGTGGAAGTACAGCGGCTTCGTCCGCACCGACCTGCTCGAACGGCTCCGCGAACAGGGCCGCGACCAGCTGGTCGTCGTCGGCGTCTACGCCCACATCGGCGTCCTGATGACGGCTTGCGACGCGTGGATGCAGGACATCCAGGCGTTCGTGGTCGCCGACGCGGTGGCCGACTTCTCGGCCGACGACCACGCGATGGCGCTGCGCTGGGCGGCGGACAAGTGCGCGGTCGTCACGACGACGGAGGCAGTCTTCGGGGACGCCGGCCACGCCGAACCCACCGAAGCCGAACCCACCGAAGCCGTGCCCCTCGACCACCTGACCCGCGACGAGCTGACCCTCGACCAGCTGCGCGCGGACGTGGCGGATGTCCTCGGCGAGGACCCGGCGGACATCCCCGAGGACGAGAACCTCGTCGACTACGGCCTCGACTCCGTACGTCTCATGACCCTGCTGGGACGCTGGCGCCGCGACCACGGCGTGACAGCGTCCTTCGCGGACCTGGCGGAGGAGCCGGCGCTGGAGAAGTGGGTGCGGGTGCTGGCGCGGTAGCCCCGGCCGGCCTCAGAACGCGGAGTGGGCGAACCACCGGTCGAGCAGGCCGGTGTCCCCCGCGACCTCGAAAGCGCCGGAATCCCGACCGAGACGCCCGTAGAGGAGCAGCAGCAGATCAGCGGCGCTTCCGTGCACGGACGCGTCCACGGACTGCTGCTCGCGGTCGACGAGCCCGAAGCGGTCGGCCGACAGCCGAACCACCCAGTCCCGCCCCCGCCCCCGACCCTGCTCCTGCTGGTCGGTGGCGCGGAAGCGGATGGTCTCGCCCTGGCCGCGAAGTCGGGCGACTCCGGGCGCGAACGGCGTGGCGAAGGGCAGATTGACCAGGAACTCGTCCACGCCGTCGGCCGCGAGCGCCGGGTCGATCACGGGCCGCAGCCCGAGGGCGGCCTCCGCGTCGACGCGGTGCACGAGCGTCTCGTGGAGCATGCGCCGCACCCAGAAACGGGCGTGCGGGTCGGCGCCCCAGGTCCACATGGTCGCGTCGGGATCGACCTCGGCGAAGGTCCGGGCGGCGAGGTCGGCACCGGCGGCGAGCCAGGCGGCGTACGCGTACGAGTCCTCGCGCTCGGGCAGGTCGAGGTCGACGGCCCGCGTCGTGGGAGCCTCCTGGACGTTGGTCCGCAGCAGCACGGAGAACCACCGGTGCACGCTTCCGGTGTGCCGGACCAGATCGAGGAGCGTCCACCCCGGGCACCCGGGAACGGGAGTGGAGAGATCGGCCCCCTCCTCAAGGATCGCCACGAACCGACGGCTCTCGGCCGCGACGGCACCGGCGTGAGCCTCACCGAACGCAGTCACTGGCGCCACCCTCCACGTCGGCCCCGACTTCGGCCCCGTCGAGGGCGGCGGTCAGGGTGTTGAGCCGCGCGCGCAGCTCCCGCACCTCGTCCAGGGAGAGCCCGGTGGACGCGGCGATGGTGCGGGGCACGGCAAGAGCCTTCTCGCGCAGGGCGTTCCCCTGCCCGGTGAGCCGCACGGAGACGGACCGCTCGTCCTCGACACTGCGCCGCCGCTCCACGTGCCCGGCCGCCTCCAGCCGCTTGAGCAGCGGCGACAACGTGCCGGAGTCGAGCCGCAGCCGCTCCCCGATCTTCTTGACGGGCAGCTCGCCGTGCTCCCAGAGCACGAGCATCACCAGGTACTGCGGGTAGGTGAGCCCAAGATCCTTCAGGGCGGCCCGGTAGACGCCGTTGAAGGCACGGGCGGCGGCGTGCAACGAGAAGCAGATCTGGTGATCGAGCAGCAGAAAATCCTCGTCGCGCGAGAGTGCCGGGCCACCGGCGGGTACGCGTTTCTCCATACCCCCACCCTACAACGCACCCAACTAAGTTGCGCACAACTAAATAGGGTGCTCTACTGTCTCTCAAGGGTCCCAGGGGTGGCCGCCGAACCGCCGAGCCGCTGGGCACCCTCCCCCGCCGCGAACAGGAAGAGGAAGAGAAACTCATGGACGCGCTGTACACCGCCGTAGCCACCGCCAACGGCCGCGAGGGCCGCGCCGTCAGCTCCGACGGCCAGATCGACCTCCCCCTCGGCTTCCCCACCGCCCTTGGGGGCAACGGCAAGGGCACCAACCCGGAACAGCTCTTCGCCGCGGGCTACGCGGCCTGCTTCGCCAGTGCGATGGGCAACATCGCGCGCCAGGAGAAGATCGACGTCTCGGACGTCTCGGTGACCGCGGAGGTCAGCATCGGCAAGGACACGGACGGCGGCTTCGGCCTCTCCGTGATCATGCGAGCGGAACTCCCCGACCACCTCCAGGGCCCCGCGGGCGAGGACCTCCTGAAGAAAACCCACGCGTACTGCCCCTACTCGAAGGCGACCCGCGGCAACATCCCCGTGGAACTGGTCATCGAGTAACCCGGGAGCAACCCCCGGCCCCCGAACGACCACCCGCTACACTGAGCGGCGGTGACACGGTCCCTCCGGACCCGCGCCACCATGCCCCGCCTCCGTAGCTCAGGGGATAGAGCACAGCTCTCCTAAAGCTGGTGTCGCAGGTTCGAATCCTGCCGGGGGCACCAGGTCGGCACGGCAAAGGCCCAGGCCCCGGATGACAGATCCGGGACCTGGGCCTTCGTCTTGCGCAGGCCGGCTACGCCTCCGGACACTCTCGATACAGACTCACTACCGGATCCCGGCTCCTAAGTCGCTCCTAAACGATCTCTGCGTTTCCGCAGGTGAGCGGGTCTGCCAGGTCGAGCAGCTGCCGCAGGCATGGCCCGCACAGCACGAGAGCCGGGTCCGGTGCTGCGGGGCCGCTCATCAGCGGACCGTCCGCATGGCCATGCGCAAGGCCTTGCCGACGGAGCAGTTGAGGAAGTCGTCGGCACACTGCTCGCAACTCTGGGAGTGGTCGAGGAGCGCCGCGTGGAGGTGCTCGAAGCCGCAGGGGTTGCAGCAACGCGGGTACCAGCGGGCTCCGCAGCTGTGCGCATCCGCTTGGCGTGCGCCGAGGTCGAGCGCGGTCGTGTTGTGGAGAGCGGCCGCACACCAGACACAAGCCCTGCCGCACACCTGCTCCTCGGCCAGCTCAGCCGGATCCGGCAGCTCGGTCAGCAACGCCTGGAGGATTCCGCCACTGCTTCCCGCGACGGATGTTGGGACCGTGATCTCACCCATGTCGACTCCTCACCAGTCGGCCATACCCCGGGCCGCACGCGCGCGGTTGCCGGGGCTCTGTCCGTCTCATGGAAGCGACTCACTACAGAGCGTGACAGGGATGCAGCGTCCTACTTTTCCGATGCTATTCGCCGACCCCGAGGTATTCGGCCAACGGCCGCAGCCCCGGAGGGTGGTTGGGGAGCGCCCAAAGGTCACGCACGATGGCGACGGCCAACGTGTGGTGCTGCATCCACGTCGGTGCCACGCGACGCAGCGATTCAAGGGCTTTCACGGCCCCGACCGCGTCCCCGAGATCCGTGTGGGCGCGGGCTACGTCCAACAGCAGCCACGTCCGCCAGGAGGACGGCACGTCTTTGCTCAGCCGCATGCCCTTGGCCAGCCTCAGGGCGTCCTCGGGGTGACCGTACTGAACGGCCAGACGGACGCGTTCAATGCGTACTGACGATGGGCTGAAGACGCTCACCATGCGGCTGTCGCCGCCCTGCGGCAGCTTGTCCACCCGGGCCGCTTCCTTCTCGGCGTGCGCCATCAACGCAGCTGCCCGTTCGTACTCATTGCTGCGCGCGGCCGACGTGGCGGCGGACATGGTCAGCGCGCCCCACACCTTCAGGCCGTCAGCGGTGTCCGTGTGCCCGCTGTCCTTGGTGTCGTCTGCGGCGCGCAGGGCGATGTCGAGGGCGTCGCCGAGGCGTCCTTGCCGCTGGTAGGTCCACGCAACGGAATTGACGATCATGGGACGCAGTAGGGGGTCGGGGGACCGCCCCGCGGCGTCTATGGCGCGCTCCAAGCTGATGAGCGCGAGGTCTGTTTTCCCCATCCGGACGGCGACGTGCCCGGCGAGCTGGAGAGCCTTGCCCAACGCTGCGAAACCGGCGCCCCGGCCGTCGTCGTTGGTCGACGCCGTGGCCGTGTGCGCATCCGAGATCATGTCGGGCAGTGCCTTCATCACCGTGTCGAACTCGGCGGCGTGGTACTGCGTCCAGCCATCCGCGATCTGCTCGCGCAGGTGGTCCATGGAGAAGTCGGGGTCCGGTGACTTCGGCTCCGGTCCCCACAGCGCCGGCATGATGGCGCGACGCATGGCCACGAAGCGGGGCCCGTCGTTCTCTCCCGTGGATGAGACAGCAGGTGGGTCGCCCAGAAGCGTCGTCAGCTCCACGCCGAGACCATTGGCCAACGAGTGCAGCGTGGGTAGACGCGCCGAGTGTTTCCGCCGCTGTTCAAGCTGCCGGATCACGTCAACGGAAACCTGGGAGCGCTCAGCCAGCTCTTCTTGGGTGAGGGAAGCCAGGAGGCGCAACCGTCGAAGAGTTCGTCCCAGTTCGTCGTCTGCCACGCTGTCACGGTACGCCGACCCGACTGCGAGGGAGCATGGCAGTCGAGTTCTCGGTGTCAGGGCCTATGCGCAGTCGTCCAAGGGCAGGAAAACGCAGCGCGCCGGCGTAGACGTAGCCCCTAAGGTTCGGCCCATGGTGATCGCGACTGTCCGTGAGTGGCACGAGGAGGAGGGGTGGGGCGTGCTCGACTGCTCTGAGACTCCTGGCGGCTGCTTCGGCCACTTCTCCGACATACAGATGACCGGCTTCCGCAGCCTGACGCCAGGTCAGCACGTGGACCTCACCTGGGAAGCCCCCGGTTTCAAACAGGACGGGTACGACTATCGCGCGGTGAGCATCGTTCCTCGGTGATCGCTGCGGTACCTAGGAGGCACAGTCATGGCTACGCCGATCCCTGGGCCCCAGTGGCAGAGTGATGGTGGTGTCGGGGCCGTTGCCGCCGCCGGGGGGTTGCATCTCTATCAGTTGGCTCTGCATGAGCGGTACGGGCCCGTCGTGCGGTTTCAGTTGCCCGGGGCCGGGCGCGGGGGCGCCGTGTCCGTTGCCGATCCTGTGTTGTTGGAAGCCACCGCTCACGTCAACAAGCGGCCCGCCAAGCTCTTCGAGTTCCTGGCTCCGCTGTGCGAGGCGGGGAATTTGCAGGTGCTGGACGCCGAAGAGCACGGGCCGTGGCGGCGGTTGCTGCTCTCCGTGCTGGCGGGGCGGCCCTCGCACGAGCGGCATTTCGCGGGCTTCACGGCGCTCGTGACCGACCTCGCCGACCGCTGGGCCGAGCAGGCCGGTCGTGCGCACGTCTCGCTCCAGAAAGATCTCACCTCGCTCTCGCTGCGGATGATCTGCGAGTACGCCCTCGGGGACGCCGCCACCTCGGACATCGTGGACCCGGACCGGGTCACCGCCGCCTTCGAGAACGTCCTCGTCGAGCATCTCGGGCGGAGCGAGCCCTTGAGCGGGGGACAGGGCGGGGCCGACTCCCTCGCCTATCTGCGCGCCACCGTCGATCGCATCATCGCCGCGTACCGCCGCCCCGGCCGGCCCGTACGCGGCGACCGGAGCGATCTCATCGGGGCACTCCTCGCGGCCGGCGAGCGGCCCGCCAGAATCCGCGACACCGTCATGGTCACCATGCTGGCCGCCCACCACACCACCGGGGTCGCCGTCTCGTGGGCCCTGCATCTGCTGGGGCGCCACCCGGACGTGGCCGCACGCGTCGCCGACGAGCTGGACCGGGTGCTCGGTGAGCGTGCCGCCCCCGACTACGCCGACCTGCGGCGGCTCACGTATCTGGACATGGTCCTCAAGGAGTCGATGCGGCTCTACCCGCCCGGCCCTTACGGCGCCCGCGAGGCGACCGAGGACTTCGTCCTCGGAGGGGAGGGGGAGAGTGAGGGGGAGGGGGGTGGCAGCCAGTACGAGATTTCGGCCGGGACCACGATCTTCTATCCCTTCTGGGCCATCCACATGAACCCCGCCCACTGGCCCGACCCCGGCTCGTTCCGCCCCGAGCGGTTCACCCCGGAAGCGGTGGCCGCGCGGCCGAGGTTCGCGTACGTCCCCTTCGGGCTCGGGCCGCGCAGCTGCGAGGGGGCCGGATTGGCCATGGTGGAGGCCGAGTTGATGCTGGCCGTGCTGCTCAAGCGGTTCCGGTTCCGGCCCGTGCCGGGGCACGAGGTGACGCCCGTCGAACGTTTCGTACTCTGGGCAGCCGACGACATCCGTATGACCGTCACCCCACGCGGCCTCTCCCACGGTGCGACCTAGTCGGCCTCACCGCCCACGTGCCTGGGCAGGAAGCAGAACGCGGATGACAGCGATGACTTTTCGGCCCGCCCGTCGTCATACTCCCGACAGCGACGCACACCTGTGCGAGCAGAGGAACAGAGAGGCAGCAGTCCTATGAGCGACGCCGTGGTGAAGGGCCCCGCCAGCTACTTCCCCTCCATCGAGAAGAAGTACGGGCGGCCGGTCGAGGAGTGGAAGCAGTTGGTGCGGGACTCGCCGCTGACCCGGCACATGGAACTCGTCGCCTGGCTCAAGACCGAGCACGGGATCGGGCACGGGCACGCCAACGCGATCGTCGCCCACACGCTCGCCGAGCCCCGGGGCCGGTAACGAGGCCGGTGACGGAGCCGGCGGTGAGGCCAGTGGCGGCCCGGTGACGGGGTCCATGACGGGGGCGCCCGGATCGCACCCGTTCCGGATGGTTCGGCGGGGCGGCCCCGGGTACCCGGGGCGCCAAGCGCAGGAGGCGCCCGGGAGTTTCCTGCGTCAGGCTCTCCTCGTTGGAAACGCAGCGTGGAGAGCTGCCCCTACCCTACGACCCGCTACGCCGTCGGCCCCGAGCACTCGGAGGTCTCCTGCGCGCGGCCCAGGCTCGCGTCCAGCTCCCTGCGGACGTCCTCCGGCAGGTCGCCCGCGCAGCCCCAGGCGACTATCAGGTCGGCGACGCGGCTCAGTTTGATGTTGGTGTGCTGCGAGGTCTCCCGCAGCACGGTCCAGCCCTGGTCGGGGGTCAGCCTGCCCATCGCGACGACGATGCCGATCGCCTGGTCCACCGTGGCATGGGATTCGACAGCCCGTTCCAACTGGCTGACTTTGCGTTGCAGCTCGACGACCTTGTCACCCTGCTCGATCGAATCGGCCGGCTCGTCCGGTCGTCGTTGCGGATCCACGTCTGATGACGTCACATCGCCTCCGGGCGGGGTAGGGGCCAGCGCCAGAATGCCACGGTGCATTCGACGGGCACCACAATTCCTTCACGTCCGCTCCCCGCCGATGCCGGAGACTGGCCGTACGCGCGGGGGCATATGCCGCGTGCAAGCTACCAGGAGGACGGCGGCCTGCGGGCGGGCCGGACGGGCTTCCGGCCCGCCCCCCTCACGGGCCGCGCCACCGCCTTCCTCGCGGACCGCGCCACCGCCCTCAGCCCCCGCCCTCAACCCCGCGTACGTGACATCCATCGCATCGTGCGCCTTGAATACCCCTTGCGCGCAGGGGAGTTGATGCCACCGCGCTATCACCGAACGGCATCGGTCCAGCGCCGCCCGCACTCCCGATACTCGTCCCGACCGGAGGTCGCACCCGCAGGCCTCCATCCCGGAAGGGACACACCCCCATGAACAAGAC
This window contains:
- a CDS encoding ANTAR domain-containing protein, which produces MTSSDVDPQRRPDEPADSIEQGDKVVELQRKVSQLERAVESHATVDQAIGIVVAMGRLTPDQGWTVLRETSQHTNIKLSRVADLIVAWGCAGDLPEDVRRELDASLGRAQETSECSGPTA
- a CDS encoding DUF4287 domain-containing protein, encoding MSDAVVKGPASYFPSIEKKYGRPVEEWKQLVRDSPLTRHMELVAWLKTEHGIGHGHANAIVAHTLAEPRGR
- a CDS encoding phosphopantetheine-binding protein, which translates into the protein MPLDHLTRDELTLDQLRADVADVLGEDPADIPEDENLVDYGLDSVRLMTLLGRWRRDHGVTASFADLAEEPALEKWVRVLAR
- a CDS encoding cytochrome P450; the encoded protein is MATPIPGPQWQSDGGVGAVAAAGGLHLYQLALHERYGPVVRFQLPGAGRGGAVSVADPVLLEATAHVNKRPAKLFEFLAPLCEAGNLQVLDAEEHGPWRRLLLSVLAGRPSHERHFAGFTALVTDLADRWAEQAGRAHVSLQKDLTSLSLRMICEYALGDAATSDIVDPDRVTAAFENVLVEHLGRSEPLSGGQGGADSLAYLRATVDRIIAAYRRPGRPVRGDRSDLIGALLAAGERPARIRDTVMVTMLAAHHTTGVAVSWALHLLGRHPDVAARVADELDRVLGERAAPDYADLRRLTYLDMVLKESMRLYPPGPYGAREATEDFVLGGEGESEGEGGGSQYEISAGTTIFYPFWAIHMNPAHWPDPGSFRPERFTPEAVAARPRFAYVPFGLGPRSCEGAGLAMVEAELMLAVLLKRFRFRPVPGHEVTPVERFVLWAADDIRMTVTPRGLSHGAT
- a CDS encoding MarR family winged helix-turn-helix transcriptional regulator, which translates into the protein MEKRVPAGGPALSRDEDFLLLDHQICFSLHAAARAFNGVYRAALKDLGLTYPQYLVMLVLWEHGELPVKKIGERLRLDSGTLSPLLKRLEAAGHVERRRSVEDERSVSVRLTGQGNALREKALAVPRTIAASTGLSLDEVRELRARLNTLTAALDGAEVGADVEGGASDCVR
- a CDS encoding organic hydroperoxide resistance protein, with amino-acid sequence MDALYTAVATANGREGRAVSSDGQIDLPLGFPTALGGNGKGTNPEQLFAAGYAACFASAMGNIARQEKIDVSDVSVTAEVSIGKDTDGGFGLSVIMRAELPDHLQGPAGEDLLKKTHAYCPYSKATRGNIPVELVIE
- a CDS encoding cold-shock protein — encoded protein: MVIATVREWHEEEGWGVLDCSETPGGCFGHFSDIQMTGFRSLTPGQHVDLTWEAPGFKQDGYDYRAVSIVPR
- a CDS encoding helix-turn-helix domain-containing protein, which translates into the protein MADDELGRTLRRLRLLASLTQEELAERSQVSVDVIRQLEQRRKHSARLPTLHSLANGLGVELTTLLGDPPAVSSTGENDGPRFVAMRRAIMPALWGPEPKSPDPDFSMDHLREQIADGWTQYHAAEFDTVMKALPDMISDAHTATASTNDDGRGAGFAALGKALQLAGHVAVRMGKTDLALISLERAIDAAGRSPDPLLRPMIVNSVAWTYQRQGRLGDALDIALRAADDTKDSGHTDTADGLKVWGALTMSAATSAARSNEYERAAALMAHAEKEAARVDKLPQGGDSRMVSVFSPSSVRIERVRLAVQYGHPEDALRLAKGMRLSKDVPSSWRTWLLLDVARAHTDLGDAVGAVKALESLRRVAPTWMQHHTLAVAIVRDLWALPNHPPGLRPLAEYLGVGE
- a CDS encoding maleylpyruvate isomerase family mycothiol-dependent enzyme, yielding MTAFGEAHAGAVAAESRRFVAILEEGADLSTPVPGCPGWTLLDLVRHTGSVHRWFSVLLRTNVQEAPTTRAVDLDLPEREDSYAYAAWLAAGADLAARTFAEVDPDATMWTWGADPHARFWVRRMLHETLVHRVDAEAALGLRPVIDPALAADGVDEFLVNLPFATPFAPGVARLRGQGETIRFRATDQQEQGRGRGRDWVVRLSADRFGLVDREQQSVDASVHGSAADLLLLLYGRLGRDSGAFEVAGDTGLLDRWFAHSAF